Part of the Bradyrhizobium sp. AZCC 1721 genome, CAAACATGGCGTTGGCCCGAGACGTCACGCTGGCGGCGCGCGCCGAGTTGGTGGCCCTCCTTGCCCAAGCGCTAACCAATGCGCAGGCGACAGGTGCGATCACCTTGGATGCTCTGCATGCCACGCCTGCCGATGTAGCCGCCATCATTGTTGCGGCCATGGAGGGTATCAAGGACGCGCAAGTGGCGGGCCACGATCTGCTCGAAGATACGCGGCTGTTCCTGCGTCTACTGCGCAAAGCGCTGAGTCGCTAACTTGCTATCTCTTGAGGAACTTGTCTGCGGGAATGGTAACCGTCATTTCCCGGGGGCTTGGATTGACGAAATTCGCCAGCGCGAAAACCACGCCATAGATCACCCCGGCTATCACGCCGACGACCGTCAGAAAGCGGAACAAGCTGGGCATAGGGGCTCAGGGCGGCGAATTAACCAATGAAATCATCCAACATGTTCCCTTCGCCGTGGCAAGAGTCTCTGGCAACTGCGTCAGTCGGGGTAGTATAGGTGTCACGAAGCGGTGGAAATCCGCAAAACCACAGAGCTTTTTGATGTCCGAGACCGTCGCACCGGCCCAGGCGAGCGCCCCCCAGGAGGCCGACATTATGTCGGCCCTGGGACGGCGTTCGGTTGTGCTGGTTGGCATGATGGGGGCCGGCAAGTCGACCATCGGCCGCCGGCTGGCGGCGCGGCTGCGGCTGCCATTTCTCGACGCCGATATCGAGATCGAGGCGGCCGCCGGGATGTCGATTCCGGATATTTTCGAAACCCACGGCGAGCCGCATTTCCGGGACGGCGAGGCGCGGGTGATTGCGCGGCTGCTCGACAGCGGCCCCGCCGTGATCGCCACCGGCGGCGGCGCCTTTATGCGCGAGGACACCCGCAATCGCATCCGCGACAAGGCGGTCTCGATCTGGCTCAAGGCGGACGTCGACGTCATCATGAAGCGCGTGAGGCGCCGCGCCGACCGGCCGCTGCTGCAGACCGAGGATCCGACTGCCACCGTCAGCCGTCTGCTCGAAGCGCGCGAGCCGGTCTACCGGAGCGCCGACGTGACCATTCTGTCTCGCGACGTGCCGCACGACCGAATCGTCGACGAATGCATCGAGGCCCTGCGCGCCCGGCTGTGTGCCGGCGCCCCGGCCGCCCAGCCAACAACCGACGGGATGAACGTCACGCCATGACTGCGCCGCTGAAACATTCCGCCGACATCACGGTCGACGTCGCCCTCGGCGACCGCGCCTATGACATCGTGATCGGCCGCGGCGTGCTGGATACGCTCGGCGCGCGCGTTGCTGCGCTGCGTCCTGGCGTGCGAACCGCCATCGTCACCGACCGCACCGTCGCAAAGCACTGGTTGGAGCAAACCGAGCGCTCGCTTACCGAAGCCGGCATCCCGATGTCACGCGTGATCGTCGAGGAAGGCGAGGTGTCAAAGACCTATGCCGGTCTCGAAAAGGTCTCCGAAGCGCTGATCGCGGCGAAGATCGAGCGCAACGATCTGGTGATCGCGCTCGGCGGCGGCGTGGTCGGCGATCTCGCCGGTTTCGCGGCGGCGATCCTGCGCCGCGGTGTCGATTTCGTGCAGGTGCCGACCTCGCTTTTGGCCCAGGTCGATTCCTCGGTCGGCGGCAAGACCGGCATCAATTCGCCGCAGGGCAAGAATTTGCTTGGCGCGTTTCATCAGCCGGTGCTGGTGATCGCCGATACGTCGGTGCTCGACACGCTGTCGCCGCGCCAGTTCCGCGCCGGCTACGCCGAGGTCGCCAAATATGGCGTGCTCGGCGATGAAGCCTTTTTCACCTGGCTCGAAGCCAACCATGCCGACATCTTCTCCGGTGGCGCGGCGCGCGAGCACGCGATTGCAACCTCCTGCCGCGCCAAGGCCGCGATCGTCTCCCGCGATGAGCGCGAAAATGGCGAGCGCGCGCTGCTCAATCTCGGCCACACCTTCGGCCATGCGCTGGAGGCCGCGACCGGCTTTTCCGACCGCCTGTTCCACGGCGAGGGCGTCTCCGTCGGCATGGTGCTGGCGGCGGAGTTTTCAGCGAAACTCGGCATGATCTCCGAGGTCGAGGCCACCCGGGTCGAGCGCCATCTTGCTTCCGTTGGCCTGCCGACCCATTTGCAGGACATCGCAGGCTTTGCCCAGGAAGGGCTGGCCGATGCCGACGCCCTGATGGCGCTGATGGCGCAGGACAAGAAGGTCAAGCGCGGCAAGCTGACCTTCATTCTGCTGCAGGCGATCGGCCGCGCGGTGGTTGCAAACGACGTCGAGC contains:
- a CDS encoding shikimate kinase, whose product is MSETVAPAQASAPQEADIMSALGRRSVVLVGMMGAGKSTIGRRLAARLRLPFLDADIEIEAAAGMSIPDIFETHGEPHFRDGEARVIARLLDSGPAVIATGGGAFMREDTRNRIRDKAVSIWLKADVDVIMKRVRRRADRPLLQTEDPTATVSRLLEAREPVYRSADVTILSRDVPHDRIVDECIEALRARLCAGAPAAQPTTDGMNVTP
- a CDS encoding histidine kinase, encoding MPSLFRFLTVVGVIAGVIYGVVFALANFVNPSPREMTVTIPADKFLKR
- the aroB gene encoding 3-dehydroquinate synthase, producing MTAPLKHSADITVDVALGDRAYDIVIGRGVLDTLGARVAALRPGVRTAIVTDRTVAKHWLEQTERSLTEAGIPMSRVIVEEGEVSKTYAGLEKVSEALIAAKIERNDLVIALGGGVVGDLAGFAAAILRRGVDFVQVPTSLLAQVDSSVGGKTGINSPQGKNLLGAFHQPVLVIADTSVLDTLSPRQFRAGYAEVAKYGVLGDEAFFTWLEANHADIFSGGAAREHAIATSCRAKAAIVSRDERENGERALLNLGHTFGHALEAATGFSDRLFHGEGVSVGMVLAAEFSAKLGMISEVEATRVERHLASVGLPTHLQDIAGFAQEGLADADALMALMAQDKKVKRGKLTFILLQAIGRAVVANDVEPALVRDFLQQKLSG